One genomic window of Arachis stenosperma cultivar V10309 chromosome 10, arast.V10309.gnm1.PFL2, whole genome shotgun sequence includes the following:
- the LOC130957583 gene encoding chromatin modification-related protein EAF7-like, with the protein METRTTPKRRRLVKQYQSNKQFMQKNTAEIHKKQHFISPMMAGVHGQKRVTPMPSKKSTQEEVPISKRIKSTPNQKIGASKEELENLKKRPTIGTDKFLETHRIHLEREDDDFEPTAKNERSIQEKQQNLRKINTKLSCQAMRLDIFLETNGIHVEGEEEHSGANANDDDDDDDDDDDFSDDEDYVGEYEDAVLHGDDNHLMKTNNVEDTPKTTRTRGKTRCAKINARSWEEREESKFILPKEQKEWVITGVREAWKGYKIRIKGKHFEIYNNIEDMLKIAL; encoded by the exons ATGGAAACAAGAACTACTCCAAAGCGGAGAAGACTGGTAAAACAGTATCAAAGCAACAAGCAATTCATGCAGAAAAATACAGCAGAAATTCATAAGAAGCAGCATTTTATCTCTCCCATGATGGCTGGTGTTCATGGACAAAAGAGAGTGACTCCTATGCCTTCTAAGAAAAGCACTCAAGAAGAAGTCCCAATTTCCAAAAGAATAAAAAGTACGCCGAACCAGAAAATTGGAGCTAGTAAAGAAGAACTAGAAAATCTTAAAAAGCGTCCAACTATTGGTACGGATAAATTTTTGGAGACACATAGGATTCATTTGGAAAGAGAAGATGACGATTTTGAACCAACTGCTAAAAATGAAAGATCTATTCAGGAAAAGCAACAAAATCTTAGGAagataaatacaaaattaagTTGTCAAGCCATGAGACTTGATATATTTTTGGAGACAAATGGGATTCATGTGGAAGGAGAGGAGGAACATAGTGGAGCAAATgctaatgatgatgatgatgatgatgatgatgatgatgatttctCGGATGATGAGGACTATGTTGGTGAATACGAAGATGCAGTTCTTCATGGTGATGACAATCACCTTATGAAAACTAACAATGTTGAAG ATACTCCAAAGACTACAAGGACACGAGGAAAAACAAGATGTGCTAAAATCAATGCAAGAAGTTgggaagaaagagaagag TCAAAGTTCATTCTTCCAAAAGAGCAGAAAGAGTGGGTGATCACTGGTGTTCGAGAAGCTTGGAAAGGTTACAAAATAAGAATCAAGGGAAAGCATTTTGAGATATATAACAACATTGAAGATATGCTGAAAATCGCCCTTTAG